Genomic window (Spirosoma sp. KCTC 42546):
TGAGCAACCGCTTACTTATGGGAAGCAGTTTATTCTGAATCCGAATCCCGACCATCCAGCCAGCGACGTAAGCGCCCCAGTTGTTTTTGTTGGTTACGGTGTTTCAGCCCCTGATCTCGGTTACGATGACTACACGGGCATTGATGTGAAGGGAAAAATCGTGGCGTTTCTGAATGGAGCTCCAGCTTCGTTTCCATCCAATCAGCGCGCTTACGCTTCTTCATCAAAGGCGGAAAATGCAGCCGCGCACGGAGCTGTAGGTACTATTGCGTTCAGTTTGCCTACCGATCTACGAAGTCGTATTGAAACGGCGGCTCCCCGCGCCCGGCAAGGAATTACGCGTTGGGTAGACAAGCAGGGAAAACCAAAGAGCACCTATCCTGCGTTGAAAGGGGCCGCATCCATTAGTGATTCGCTGGCACGCTTACTTTTCGCCGGTGCGCCAACTTCCTTTACCGAAGCCATTGGGCAGGCCATGAAAAATCGCCCGCAGGCATTTCCGCTTAACGTTTCGGTTCGAATGAAAACGCAGACCGATATAGCCGAAGATATAGCCGGATTTAATGTAGTAGCCGTATTGCCTGGCTCAGACCCAGCGCTGAAAAATGAATACATCGTTCACGTGGCCCACCTCGACCATCTGGGCGTTGGCCGTCCAGTAAAAGGAGATTCCATTTTCAACGGTGCCCATGATAATGCATCGGGCGTAGCCATCATGCTCGAAACGGCACGGCTTTATGCGTCGCTACCCAAAGCCCCCCGGCGCTCTATTTTGTTCGTGGGCGTAACGGGCGAGGAAATGGGTCTACTGGGGTCCGATTATTTCGCAAGTAATCCAACCGTGCCCAAGGAGAAAATTGTAGCGAATTTGACGTTAGATATGCCCTTTTTCTTTCATCCCTTACTCGATATTGTTCCTTATGGAGCGGAACATTCGAGCCTTAGCAAAGAAGTTAAACAGGCTGCTTCATTTTTGGGCGTCCAGATAAGCCCGGACCCGATTCCGGAACAGACTGTATTTATGCGAAGCGACCACTTTAGCTTTGTACGGCAGGGCATTCCGGCACTTTTCATCAAAAGCGGTTCGCAAACGGGTAATCCCAATCTGGATGGTACCAAACTCAACCTCGACTGGCGGGCAACCATATACCACACGCCACAAGACGACATGAATCAACCATTTGATTTCAATGCCGCAGCCAAACACGCGCAATTGCAGTTTCTGGTTGGCTATTTAACCGCACAGGACGATCAGCGCCCCACTTGGAACAAGGGCGACTTTTTCGGGACTAAATTCGGGAAGGACGGTCTGGTAAAATAACCGCAAGGGTCGCAACGGAAAACGCAAAGCACGCTAAGAAATCTTTTCTTGCGCTCTTTGCGTTTTCCGTTGCGACCCTTGCGGTTAGAACTACGTATTTTTCCTCTTAATGCCGCATCCAACAGCTCTTATCGAAGCCGTTGTTACAGGTTTACCGGCAATTAATTCATTGACAGCCATTTCAACCTATTTCTTGTCACCCGCAGTTGCATCGTACTGATTATTGTCGATAGCACCGATATAAGCAACCCTATAGTGGCTTCCTTCCCGTTTCACAACAAACATATGGGCGTATTGGTGGCTCCAAACGTGCGGGCTACTACCTGACACTCGTCATATAGATAGGGAAAGGCATAGTTTTTGGACTTAGACCGCTGCTGCATGGCCGTATAGGAATCGCCGGGGTGACTTACTGCAACAAAATTGGACTACCCTTCAGATTTAGGTCTTTTACCCGACTCCTGACTTTCCGCATGAATGATTTGCCAGGATCGATTTTGCTGGTCAGATAATTCGGGTCTGTTTCTTTCCAGAGTGGTGTACCAATAAAGTCTTTATACTCATAATGACCAATCAGGTAGTCAATGCCTTTGTAGCGACGTTTCAGATAACGAACCAGTTGCACGTTGGCTTTCATCTGCGCTTTGGTCAGGTCATTATTGCCAATATTTTCGATACCAATGGCACAGTAATTCAGACCAATACAATGGCGCGCAAAAGTTGTATCGGGAAGTAATCGAAAAATGGTACCATCCCGATCAACCAGAAATGGGACCGACGTATTCAGGCGACTGGCAACCTGAAGATCGGGTCGACCGGGTAATACCGATGGGTTGAATACATCGAAAGTTGCTTCAAGTGTTGGCACGGCTGTCCAGTGCAACACAATCATTTTGGGCTTGATAAATGGTTCCTGTTGTTGAATACCATGCCGTTTCGCTAAGTACTCAAGTGATAGTTGCTTTCGCTCATCATCAAAAATGATAGGCTTATCTATTAGTCGAAAGGTCGGCCTGGCGCAGGAATTTACTAGTAGAAGGAAGGTAACGGAAAGGATAGAAAGAAGATAGTTCACAGGTAGTTGACGGTTGTACCGGTTGAAAAAGTGTGTTATGGTTGAATTCCAGCAAAATAAGGAAATTAGCCTGTAGACATTACTAGGAATTTGAGCGAACAGTAAGTATTAACTGCTAATCAACTTTTATGTATAACTAGAATGTCAGCCTTTTTCCCAGGCTTCTGAACTCAGGCGTTAAGTATATTTAACTATCTTTTAATTAAGATTTTACGGGTTTGGGACCTGCGGATTGTTACTTTGTTACGTTCTTATAAAGCGAATGACGTTAAAAATTGCCTCATATCAACTGTTGTGCTTTAGTCTGTTCTGGGTGTCGGCTTCGGCACAAACTACATTAACCTTACGACAGACTCTTCAACAAGTGCGTACAAATAGCCCAGCTCTAAGAGTTGAACGGCTAAATATAAATGCAGCTCAGGCTGATCAAACGACGGCCAACCTCCGCGCTAATCCTGTTCTGAATAACCAGACGCTGTTTCAATTAACGCCTACGCCCGTTATGCCTGGAGCCGATGCCGCCGGTTTATTAAGTCGGCAGCGACGGCAATTCTGGTTGCAGGCTACCAAAGAATTCGACATTTATAATAAGCGTACCTACCGGAATCGGTTTGCCGAAGCCAACACGAACCTGGCCGTTCGGAGTGTGGCCGAAACTGAACGCAATTTACTGTTCGATGCCGCGAATCGCTATCTCGACGCCTGGTATGCCCGTATCCAGTTGGCCCTATTGCAACGGGCAAAAGCGAACGTGGATACACTGGTTCAATTAAATAGAGTCCGCCTTAAAGATTTAGTCATCACCAGTACCGATCTGACCCGAACACAACTGATTTCGGATCAATATGACATTCAGACGCGTACGGCGCAACAGGATCTTAGTAATCGGTTAAACGAATTACGCTTAGTGCTCGGCACTCCCGACAGCATCAACGTAGCCATGAACGATTCCATTATTCAGCCCAACTTCACGATCCCATCCCGGCTGTACCCAACCGTGAATGCCTCGGCGGATAGTTTGTTTCGATTGGCTTCTACAACCCGAACGGATGTACAGGTAGCCGAAGCAAATATCGAATCGGCCCGTAGAAACGTAGATTTACAACAGGTACTAGCGAAGCCTCGAAACGAAGCGGGTTTGATCTGGAACCCACAAAATTCCGTTCCCTACGCCGGTATATTTCTAACGATTGAATTACCCGTCTACAGTCGTAATCAGGGTGAAATTCAGAAGTCCAGGGTCTTACAGGAACAGGCCGGGCAGGCAGCCCAATTGGTACAAACCCGAATCCGATCCGAAGTGGAAACGGCTTACCAATCGTTTTTGACCAGTAGGCAGAACATTGACCGGTACTCAATTATCCGACGCGATGCCGACCGGGTATTGGCCTCTGTCCGCTACGCCTATTTGCGGGGTGCCACTACCCTGATTGACCTGCTCCAGGCCCAGACTTCCTGGTTCGATACCCAAACGGCTTATTATCAAACGCTTTATACCTACCGTCAAAATTACGTTCGACTGCTGTACGCAACCGGACAGATTAATCAGTATTAACACAATGAATGTTCGTCTATTAGTAATCGGGCTGGCGTTTCTGACACTGGCTTGTCAGGAAAAGCCTAAGTCGGTGGTTAAGTCGATACCACGCCCGACAATCAGCACCGACGGTAGTCGGCTTACGTTTCCCGACGCCGTGATGATGCGTTCTTTTCCAACGCAACCTGCCCGCCTGGCTGCTATCCGTACTGATTTTTCGGCTCCAGGTCATGTAGCCGCAATGGTGGTGCGTTCCGTTGAAACCCCCTCCGAACGATTGGTACTGTTCGATGATCCGGGTTTATCGGATAACTACACCGCTATTTTACAACACCGGAACAACATTCAAACCCAGAAAGGAAACCTGGACCGGGTAAAGGATTTACAGGCCCACGGGGCAGCATCGGGTAAGGAAGTGATTGAAGCGCAGACTCAATTGGCCAACGAAGAGGCAGCCATTATCTCAGACGAAGCCACGCTTAAACTCGCTGGCTTTGACCCGAAGGCGCTCCGTCTAGCACGTCCAAACACAATCCTCGTCGTTTGCGAAATACCTGAAAATCAATTTGGTAGTATTCGGCAGGGGCTGGTCTGCTCGCTCAATTTTACCGCCTTCCCAAACGAGCGATTTGTGGGACGCATCGACAATGTTAATGACTACGTGGATAACACCACTCGTCAAATTAAACTCCGTATCTCGGTAGCCAACCCGGATGGACGCCTGAAGGCGGGCATGTTTGCCACCGTTCAGTTTGGGGTTACAGAAGGAAAATTTATGACGGCCTCGCGCGATGCGGTCGTAACCGTACAAGGCCGCGATTATGTATTTGTAAAAACGGGGCCGCAAGCTATCGAGCGTAGAGCCGTACAACTCGGTCAGCAACGCGATGATCGGGTTGTGGTTCAAAGTGGCCTGAAGGAAAACGATCAGGTTGTAACGGAAAATGTACTGCAACTGAAGGGATTAAGCTTTGGGTATTGATGACGAAGGGAGAAAAGGGAAGAGAGGGCGGAAAGGGACGAGAGGAATAGCTGATATCAGCCCTTTTGTCCCCTCCTCCCTTTCCTCCTTCCTCCCTCTCCTCCTTTTACATTATGATTCAGAAACTAATAACATTTTCCCTCAAAAATCGCTGGATCGTAGTCGGGCTGGCGGTGGCGGTTATGGGGTTGGGATTGTGGTGCTTCAAACTGCTGAAGATTGAGGCTTATCCCGATATTGCCGATACCAACGTCATTGTGATTGCCAAATACGACGGACGAGCGGCAGAGGAGGTTGAGCAACAGGTTACTATACCACTCGAACGGGTCCTTAACAGCGTCCCACACGTTACGGATCGTCGTTCCCGAACCATTTTTGGCCTATCGGTCGTACAGTTGAATTTCGATGAAACGGTTACCGATTACTTTGCCCGTCAGCAGGTTATCGAACGACTTAGCGGTGCGCAACTTCCCGATGGTGTTTCACCCGAACTAGCTCCGCTTACCACGGCAGTAGGCGAGATTTACCGCTATGTAATTGAAGCCCCAGCCAGTATGACGCCTATGCAACTGCGCGATTTGCAGGACTGGGTCATTATTCCGCAATTACTCCAAGTACCAGGCCTGGCCGACGTAACCACCTTTGGCGGCCCGATTAAGCAGTTTCAGGTTATCCCGGACCCGGCCAAACTCCGGAAATACGATCTGACATTGCAGGATGTGATTGATGCCGTTCAGAAAAACAACCAGAACACGGGTGGTAATGTCATTGCGCGGGGTGGTCAGGGTTTTGCTGTCCGAGGTTTGGGAGCCCTCAAAACCCCCGACGATGTGCAGCATATTGTCCTGAAAGCTAACGAAGGGGTACCCGTGTTACTCCGCGATGTGGCTAGTGTGGAAATCAATCCACCCTCACCATCGGGTATTTTGGGGTATCGAATTCCTGATGAGAATCTGGATGTCATTGGTGCCACCGAAGGAATCGTATTGCTTCGTCGGGGAGAGAACCCTAGTGAAGTACTGGAATTGCTTAAGGATAAAATCGCTGATCTCGAAGCCCGTGAGTTACCCAAAGGCGTGCATTTGCGGGTACTGTATGATCGTGGATTTTTGATCGACCACTCACTCGAAACAGTAGCGCATACGCTTATCGAGGGTATTTCCATCGTGGCTATTCTGCTGGTCTTGTTTTTGGGCAGTTTACGGGCCGCTTTGGTCGTTACCGTTACCATTCCGTTCTCGTTACTGTTTGCCTTTATCCTGATGAAACTGGTGGGTATTCCAGCTAACCTACTCTCATTGGGCGCTATCGACTTCGGGATTATTGTGGATGGTGCTAGTGTCATGGCCGAGCACCTCATAAGGCGCTATCGAGCGTCCGGCCCCGCGGATCGAAACCAGGGTATCGTGAATGTCACGGCTCGGTCGGCGGGGGAAGTGGCCAGAGAAATTTTCTTCTCGGTTACCATCATTATTCTGGCGTATATGCCCATTTTATTGATGCAACGGGTGGAAGGAAAGCTGTTTAGTCCAATGGCCTTGACGCTCTCCTTTGCCGTTATTGGTTCATTAATCTGTGCGCTGACGGTAATACCGGTGCTGATTTCGTTTGCCTTCCGTAAGGTGCTTGCGCCAGATGGTAAGCCGTTGAAAGAACACAAAAACTTTCTGCTGTCGCCCCTGGAACGAGGCTATCAATGGCTCCTGAAATCAACGTTAATGCGGTCACCTAAAATCGTGGTTGGTGTTGGTATGACAATTGTTCTTATTATGATTGGCTTCGGACTAAAACTGGGTACTGAGTTTCTGCCGGAGCTGGACGAGGGGTCTATTTTCATGAGGGCCTTTATGCCATCGGGCATCACGATTCAGGAAAACGCGAAGATTTCGCCCAAAATCAGAGATATCATTAGTGAGTATAAACCGGTCAGTTTTGTTATTACACAGGCCGGTCGCAACGACGATGGCACAGACCCCTTCCCAACAGACCGTACCGAAATTCTGATTGGGTTGAAAGATTACAGCACCTGGTCGGATACGATTTCGAAGAAAGAAATTGTGCGCTCCATGCAGGGAAAATTGCAGGAAGCGTTTCCGGGCGCGTTCTTCTCATCAGGTCAGCCTATTATTGACCAGGTCATGGAAATCGTAACGGGCAGTGCCGCCGATTTAGCTATTTCAGTAGTCGGTAACGACCTGACTTTGATGCGGGCTAAAGCCGACAGCATTGCCAGTCTGGTACGGGCCATGAATGGTGCGGTATCTGTGAACATTGAACAGGAAGGACCTCAGGATCAGCTAGCGATCAAGATTAATCGCCCGGCTGCGGCTCGTTATGGCATCAACGTTGCCGAAATTGAGAACATGATCGAAGCGGCTATTGGCGGAAAAGCCATTGGTTCCATCTATGATGAGGCCAAACGCTACGATATTGTGGTACGCTTCACGCCTGAGAGCCGGGGCAGTATCGACGCCATCCGGTTGTTGCAGGTACCTTCAGCAACGGGCGCGCTGATTCCGATGAATGAACTGGCAGATATTCGCTATGTGCAGGGCCAGACAAACATTTATCGCATCAACGGAAAACGGATGGTTACGGTCCGTACAAATATCCGGGGGCGCGATCAGGGTGGTTTTGTGAAAGAAATCAGCCAGAAGGTACGCCAGCACGTCAAAATTCCCGAAGGCTATAGTGTGATCTATGGCGGCCAATATGAGAATCTAGAGCGAGCTGGTGGTCAATTAGTTATTTCGATTCCCCTGACTATTGTGGTTGTGTTTCTGTTCCTGTTTATGCTGTACGGAAACGTTCGCGATACGCTGCTGACACTCACCTGTTTGCTGTTCGCGCTGGGCGGGGGGATTGGTGCCTTGCTGCTGCGAGGTTACAACTTCAATGTATCAGCGGGTGTGGGATTTGTGTCGATTTTCGGCATTTCGGTGATGGCAGGTGTATTACTCGTATCGGCGCTGAATCGTAACCTGATCAACAATCCGAAGTCGCTGTTAGAAATTACTATCGAGACAGCTCAGGAGCAGTTCCGGGCCATTATGGCCATTATGGTCGTCGCCATTATCGGTCTTGTACCAGCGGCTATTTCGAGCGGTATCGGTTCCGACGTACAACGTCCACTGGCTACAGTGATCATCGGTGGTTTGACAACAACCTTGTTGTTCGCCCCATTGATTATTCCGCCTTTATTTTACCTTGTCAACCGAAAACGGCCTCGCCCAACCCCGCTTGACTCAACCGGCCATCATATTCCAGAGCCTATTGAGGAAGGGACGGAGATTTAGTGAATAATGTAAAATGAATAATGGTTAATGTATAATGCAGGCTAGGCTTTTCATTATACATTAACCATTATTCATTTTACATTAAACTTCAGGCGAACTTCTCCAACTGCTTTACCAGCACGTTAAAATCCTTTGGATAGGGGGCCACAAAGGTTTGCTCTTCGCCATCCAGTAGTGTAAATGTCAGGGAATGAGCGTGTAAGGCAACACGGTGAATGAGCGGCAGCTCCTCCGTACCTTCCTTTAAATTAAATTTACGCTTCACTTCCGATAGATAGACTGGCTTTCCGCCATAGGTTGCATCGTTGACGATCGGCGCTTTCAGGCACATCAAATGCACGCGAATCTGGTGCATACGGCCCGTAACGGGCATGCACTCTACCAGCGTCGTTGTTCGATACGCCTGTAAGGTATTGAAAATCGTTTCGGCAACTTTCCCCTTTTCGCGATCAATCCGCACAGCCGTGCCGTCCTTAATCGGAGAAATAGGCAGATAAACGGATATACCCTCGAAATTATGCACCCCGTTCGTTACGGCATGATACCGCTTTGTGACTTCGCGGTGCTCGAACTGCATGGCCAAGTGCCGGTAAGCTTCCGGATTTTTAGCAATTGCCAGAATACCCGAGGTTTCTTTATCTAACCGATGGCCAAGCTGTGCATCCGGATAGTACGCCTTGGCCATCCGTACAATACTTTGACCACCCCGGTCGGGCGTCCGCTCATCAAGCGACGCCACATGGGGCGGCTTGTTGATGAGTATATAATCCTCATTCTCAAAAACAATGAGGTCTTCAAAATTCAGTTTCACAATTCGAAGTCTGTAGTTTGAAGTTATTTGTTAGCGTAAGAGGTAACTTCGAACTACAGACTTCAAACCTCAAACTATAAACTAAACACAAAAAGCCTCCTCCTAACCGGAAGAGGCTTGATGGACTATCTTGCGAAAGACTATACGGACAGCGTGCCGCGTTCGTAAGCCTTCTGAAGTGTAGCTTCCAGACCGTTTTTGTTGATGGTCTTAATGGCCGATGTAGCCACTCGTAACGTAATCCATTCCCCGGTCGATTCAACGAAGAACCGCTTCTTTTGCAGGTTCGGGAAGAATTTACGTTTGGTTTTATTATTAGCGTGAGAAACGTTGTTCCCCGTGCGTGTGCGCTTTCCTGTGATTTGACAAACTCTGGCCATTACCGTACTCGTTTTCCGTATGAGGGCGCAAAATTCGCTAATTAATTCATAATCTGCAAGTCCTTATTACTTTTTTTTGAATCCATAGGGGCAGTGGCGGCATCCGTTCTGGCAACAATAGCCCCGTTTGAGGTGATACGTTGCCGTAAAAACGACATAACCTTCGGGCGTGTAGTAATAGTCATCATCCGCCAAATGGGGAATTTTTTTCTTCGGCGGTTGAGATCGCATCATGTTTGGGCGTCTGTTGAAGAAGCCGTATTTTTGAATATAAACGGTCAGGTTGACCAATTGGTTGCAGATTTTAACCGCTTCTCACTATGATAATCGAACCTACAGAACCAGTCTCCTCTGCCGATAAGGCTATGGAACTGGAATGGCATTACGGTGCTCATAATTATCATCCCATTCCGGCGGTATTAACCCGGGGCGAGGGCGTCTTCGTCTGGGATGTAGATGATAAACGGTATTTTGATTTCCTGTCGGCCTACAGTGCCGTCAGTCAGGGACATTGCCATCCACGCATTATCAATGCCATGATCCAGCAGGCACAGCGGTTAACCCTGACATCGCGAGCTTTTTATAACGACAAAACAGGTCTTTGCGAAAAATACCTTTGTGAATACTTCGGCTTCGACAAAGCCCTGATCATGAACTCCGGAGCAGAAGGTGGCGAAACCGCCTTGAAACTGACCCGTAAGTGGGCCTATAAAGTTAAAGGGATTCCGCATAATCAGGCAAAAGTAGTCTTTGCAGCCGGAAACTTCTGGGGACGAACATTGGCGGCTATTTCATCATCAACAGATCCCAGTAGTACCAACGATTTCGGCCCCCTATTGCCGGGTTACATTGTTATTCCATATGACGACCTGACTGCGCTGGAGGATACGTTTAAAAGCGATCCGACTATTGCAGGTTTTATGGTAGAGCCGATTCAGGGCGAAGCGGGCGTTGTTGTGCCCCACGAAGGCTACCTACGGGGTGTACGCGACTTATGCACGCAGTACAACGTCTTGTTCATTGCCGATGAAGTCCAGACAGGCATTGGCCGTACGGGCAAGCGCATTGCCTGCGATCATGAAGGTGTTAAGCCAGATTTGCTTGTGTTGGGTAAAGCACTCTCGGGCGGAACAATGCCGGTATCGGCGGTACTAACGTCCGACGAAGTAATGCTAACCATTAAACCCGGCGAACATGGCTCGACGTATGGAGGCAACCCGTTGGCCTGCGTCGTTACTATGGAAGCTCTTCAGGTAGTTGAGGATGAGAAGTTGACGGAGAATGCAGCGGCTATAGGTGAAATTTTCCGCGCCCGGATGTCGGCCCTGAGTCAGAAAACCGAACTTGTGAAATCAGTACGTGGAAAAGGCTTGCTGAATGCCATTGTGATTACAGAACGGCCTGATCTCGGTGAAGAAACCGCCTGGGAAATCTGCCTGAAACTGAAAGACAATGGTCTGCTCACTAAACCAACCCACGGCGACAAAATCCGCTTTGCGCCCCCGCTCGTTATCAATGAAGAGCAAATGCATGAAGCCTGCGATATAATCGAGAAAACTATTCTTGAGTTTTAACTGTGTTGTCGTACCGACTGGGAGGGTCGGTACGACAACACGGTTTGAACCGCTTCTATGCTACTTGTACTCACCCAATTTAGATTCTATTTTGGCAAAGCACAAGTAGCGCTTAGGTAAGGCAGCTAATTTATTTAGGCTAGCGCTAACAAGCCCACAAGAAGCAGGCCTAGCAGAGGGGCCAGATAGTGGATCTGCTCACGAAGATGAGAAAGGGCTTTGTGAAGCGTATTACGAACAGACTTTTCAGTAATGCCCATGATAGCCGCAATTTCGCGCGTCTTAAAATTCTCATAAAAACGAAGCGTAACCACTTCCAACTGTCGTTGGGGGAGATCTTGAAGTAGCTGGGTTAACCGTTGGGCTAACTGTTCTTCCTGCTCCTGCTCTACCAGCAGTTGCTCTGCCGAGTGAAACGTAGTATCAGCAAAGGCCCATGAAGAAACGGTATCGGCTCGTTTCTCTTTTTCGCTCATTCGGTAGAGCTGTCGGCGGAGGGAGCGAAACAAATAGAACTTCACGGAATCGGCCGTTGACAGGTTTTGCCGCAGACGCCATAACTCAATGAATAGATCCTGAATGGCATCTTCAACCGAACCTACTTCAGGGAGTAATTTAAAGCCATAGCTGTAGAGCGGGCTATAATAGCGTTGATACAATTCGGCAAAAGCCAGCTTATCGCCCTGTTTGAGGGCATTCCAGATGAAATCGTCAGATTGCCGTTCAATAGTCATCTATCGTCTGTAGACTGGAAGTAAGATGTAAGCCGATAAACCACCCAAGAAGATTGAAATTTTCACAAATTCAACCTCTATAGTTATATTCTTGATGGATTAAACAAAAGTAATAAGTTTAGCCGATAGCATCAATATACCACTCAGTCGGTAATTTTCACTTCCTTAACCCGGCTTGGTAACCATACCTGCATAGGACTTTTGCCCCGGTTTGCCCACGCATAATAGGGAATGGCGGTGATGGTTCGTGGGCTTGTTTGCACTGCCAGCCCGTCGGGAGACGCTTCAACAACGGATAGATTGGCCTGAATAGCGATGACGGGTTCGTCAAGAATCTGGTGAGGTTTCGTAGCAAATGTGGCTTTAGCCGGTACAAGGATATTCCACGCCCGACCACCATTATCTGCGCCTTCAACGCAATACACTAGCGGGCCGCGCTGGAGAGCAACCCGATTCTGATTAGCTTTCACATCAGCTCGGGACGTAACCTGCCGAACGTCCATTGGCAGGGCCACCTCAACAACATCGCCTTTTTGCCAGGTACGATCGATCACCAGATAGCCCTTTTCCTGGCGATAGGCAACTGGCTTCCCATTTAGCAGGACATTTATGGCTGTTTTGACACTATCGGTAAATTGGTAAAGTTTGCCAGGCGCAGGTACGTTTTCTGCCCAACCTGGTAGCCTGACGTGTAAGGCATACGCGACTTTTTTTGCTGGATTAACGGTAATTTTTACGGCCCCTTGCCAGGGATAATTCGTATCCAGTTGAAGCGGTATACTGGTTTTTCCAATTGTGACTGTTGTATTGCTGGCCACAAACAGATTTACCCAGATTCCCTGCTCCGA
Coding sequences:
- the rocD gene encoding ornithine--oxo-acid transaminase, with translation MIIEPTEPVSSADKAMELEWHYGAHNYHPIPAVLTRGEGVFVWDVDDKRYFDFLSAYSAVSQGHCHPRIINAMIQQAQRLTLTSRAFYNDKTGLCEKYLCEYFGFDKALIMNSGAEGGETALKLTRKWAYKVKGIPHNQAKVVFAAGNFWGRTLAAISSSTDPSSTNDFGPLLPGYIVIPYDDLTALEDTFKSDPTIAGFMVEPIQGEAGVVVPHEGYLRGVRDLCTQYNVLFIADEVQTGIGRTGKRIACDHEGVKPDLLVLGKALSGGTMPVSAVLTSDEVMLTIKPGEHGSTYGGNPLACVVTMEALQVVEDEKLTENAAAIGEIFRARMSALSQKTELVKSVRGKGLLNAIVITERPDLGEETAWEICLKLKDNGLLTKPTHGDKIRFAPPLVINEEQMHEACDIIEKTILEF
- a CDS encoding RNA polymerase sigma factor yields the protein MTIERQSDDFIWNALKQGDKLAFAELYQRYYSPLYSYGFKLLPEVGSVEDAIQDLFIELWRLRQNLSTADSVKFYLFRSLRRQLYRMSEKEKRADTVSSWAFADTTFHSAEQLLVEQEQEEQLAQRLTQLLQDLPQRQLEVVTLRFYENFKTREIAAIMGITEKSVRNTLHKALSHLREQIHYLAPLLGLLLVGLLALA